aaataagataaaaatatgaaaaatattttatgattaagcAAAGGAAACcttaaattcaataaatttgcaACAAGGGTAACATAGAAAAGGCACCCTTTCATCATACTGCATATTgttcaaaaatataatacatttcttaatataattatgtcCTTTTTCACTTTGACATACCTAAAATGAAATTAGAACATAAATATAACACAACTATATATACGTAAGTATACAGTTCAACATttctaaattataatataactTTTTAATGTTCAATATAATATGTTAACTATATATGATAAAGCAAATAAACAAACAAGCAAACAAATATATGTACGATGCCATGTAAATACATagggagaagaaaaatatacatataagtaACATAGTTTATACTAAGAAAAATTTACATCTTCCACCTACGTTGGGGTGTAATACCTCGAGTTTTTatagaattttggaaaaattaattttcatgaaaattaaattttgaagaattaaTTCTCAAGGAAAGGTCATTAAATTGGGTTTGAaacaatttaattgataattggGCATTAGAatgaattaacaaaatattggGCCTTGGAGGTTAATTTAGTTAAAGGTGTAAGTGAGAATTTAGTTTTAAGACTGGGCGTAAGTGCAATTTGTTGAGACTTTGGGTCAAAGTGTAACACCTAAATTTTAACTAGCGATAGATTTTTGCATTTaagatgttaatttttttttgtcaaatagTACAAGTACTCAATTATGAGTTTGATTGGTTCAAATTGAACCAAACAAAACACTCGTGGTCAAAGAAGAGTTGGAGAAGAATCCAAACCATTTGCTCAAACCACGCTAACATTTAATGgattggaagaaaattaatgaaaaatcatCTCTTAAGACGGCTGAAAAATTTAATACCAAGCGCCTACTTTCTTTGAACTTGATTTTAATTCAACCAATTGTGAGTTGGATAGACTCTTGCAtttaaagtatttataaattttgatcaaatagtATAAGCCCTCAATTGTGAATTTGATTGGGTTCCAATTGAAGCCCACGCTAACACTTGATGAATTGGaagaaaattgataaaaaaaaaaaaatcattacttAAGACGTGTGTAAAATTAATGATTCAGCTTCCAAATCAGCTTTGATGGCTAATCATTGTATGAGCCAATACATTaagaacacaaaaaataaaaataatgttccCTTCTTAAACATCGGTGTTCACAATAACATCAAACCGAACCAAATCAAACctcaaattcatctcaaaaaataaaaaataaaaaataataaataaaacctTTCTCACCAAAATTTTGTACAAATATAAAAGAAGGAATGAAAAATCCGCCCAGGTATCCTCAACTCCTAACAATAGAGTTATAAAGGAGGGAGGAGTGTTCTAAGATGGGGATGTGCAAACAGCAGGGTCTGGTTGGCTCTGCTTATTGAGGTCCTTGGGAGAAGGAGATGGCTCGCCGCCGGCGGGCATGTCGGCGAGCACGGCGAGCATTCGTCGGATGCTGATGGAGCGGGCCGGCCGGAAACTGTTAGGCCTGGGCTTCCTCTTGGAAAAGATGTTGGAAGAGCCGGAGAGAATGAGATAGACGAGAGCCTGAACTACAACAAAGAGCACCACCTTCAGAAGCATGTCCTGGAAGCTGCTTTCTATTGCCATATTGGATGAAAGTATGGCTGAAAATGCACCGAGATTCTGATTTCTGAGTCTTGGTTTCGGAAGACAAGATCCTATATATGGACTATATGGCTATgaatctctctctatatatatatatgtgcgcgcttatatatatttagattagTGGAAGAATGAGAAAAGAGGGGACTTATTGACCATGGCAAATGCAAAGGTGGGtcatttgacttttcaactttCAACCTGTAAGATGAAGAAACAAAGATGGATTGGGAAACCTATCCTTTTGGGCATCTAATCTGGTGAGGAAGATGCTTTCGTGTCTAAAAGAATTTTAAGTAACAAACAAAGAAGAGGCGTTTCGTATCCTTTTGGGCATCTAATCTGGTGAAGAAGATGCTTCCGTGTCTAAAAGAATTAAGTAACAAACAAAGAAGAGGCGTTTCGTACTCGAATCAATTTCTTTAGATAATAATGGGTAATGATTAATTTGACTCCTAAAACAATTTCAAAGGAGAAGATTATCAGAACAAATGAGAACACAAGTTTCCAGAAGGAATATCAACTgggtttgatttattttttatacctAATTGAGAGAAGCAAAACTTTTAGTTTAGAAGGAAAGACGTCATGGTGGTTTAGTTGAATGGGATGGTAAAAGGCAGCTACTAGAAGTTCGTTGAATTCAAAACGTGAAACACAGATTCAATGAATtcttattattgatttaaaaaagagtTTTATCTGGAAGCCACAAATTGACTCAAAAGGGTTATCTGATAGCCCCCCCACCTTTGAATTGCACAGGACACAGTCGTGTTGCGCCACGCCGCCACCCATTCTTTGTATTTACGCTACACCTTTTAAATGTCGGTCTCCAAATAGTACTATAGAAGACACTAGCGTGAGATAACAGTTTTTATCCAGAATCGAGAGACAAGACAACACGCCCAAATATAATTTTGCATCAAGATCGTAAACTTTAACTTGACAAATCCCAGAAGAGAACAAAATCCAACCGAAAACATCTGAAGATAAGTCTCAACAAAtttccccctttctctctttctttataCAATCTTAGATGGTGATAGCAAAGCTCATTTTCCTAAAATTCACAAGCCAATAATCATAATCCATGTATCCATGTATCCATGATCCATCCATTTACATACTTCAAAGAAAAGCGTATGATTGTATGATGCACTAAAGGGTCAAGAGATATAAAACTTTTTATCTCTTTGTGCACAAAATATCTTCAGAATCTAAATTCATGCATAAATAAGATCCATACATCCattaatttctcccaaaaaaaaaaaaactcaatttcGTGGAAGCACCGGCTAAACCAACCTCAAAAAGGAGATAGGAATGTAAAATGAACGCTTCATGACGATGTTACATTTTGTAATGGCATCACCAACATTTCAAGCTTAACAATCAACTGAATCTCCTAAAGTTCCTAGTTTATTCTTTATTGTCAGCGCTTTCCCACGATAGCCTATGATCAACCAAACCATGGAGATCGTACAATTTTCATCCAAAGAATTTTGTATTCTGATTATTCATTATAAACAAACTAGTAGAAAAGATGGATCATTAACGGTAACAATAAGATAAAGGAATGAGACAGAGAAATCCAAATTAAGGGAAGTTACCAATCTAATCCAATACCCAACTATCAACTAGCAACTGATGTAGGATCATCCCTTCATTGTGATTTGCCTGGTATTACCAAGGTCAGAACCCAATCAATCAAACACAAAGGGGAACAAAGAAACAGCATGATGTTGTTATTATCCAAAATGAAAGGAGAATTTAGTTTACACTAGAACCATTATGAGCAATAGGCCTCAACTCGAATAATCGAGATGGGCTCTCATGCATTCTGGGGGTGAGGGATGAGGGTGAAAGAACAGGGGGAGAAATTGCACATCAAAATCACAGGtacttttgtattattaaaagAGCAGCAGGGTTCTTCACAGCAGATTTACACTTCATTAGATGATTTGGGTCGATGATGTACCGTCAATAACCCTAGCAGGCTAGCAGTAACTATACAAACCTGCAATTTGCATAGAATATGGAACAAATAAGTTATACAATACAAAAAGGCATGCATATTACCAGGGGGAAAAAAACTATAGAGAGCAACAATTTAGACATATATCACATGATCACAAGTGTGGTGCAGGctttaatttaatgatttttcttCAACCAAGTAGTTCTTAGGAAAACAAGGAACTAGTGTAACAAAGAGTCCATCAGCATAGTGCAacgttttattttattcaagcAATATGCACAAAGTGAAAATAGCATCTGCAATTAAAATACTATTCCACAAAAGATACTAACCAAACTCTGGTATGGCAAAAATTTCTTAAGACCATCAAATAGTAGGGCGAGCACTAAACTTTCATTTATACCACATGGGGACATTGATTTTTAGCCCTTAGGCCACAGGCTCGCATTCTACTGTTAATGATATGCTTTAATGCTAGATTCAAATGATATCTAAATGGCATTTTGATGTGTTCTAGTATTTAATAAATGGcattttttcttcattcatgaCTCTTCAATTTTGTATAAATGAGTCCCTAGACTTCTTGTTAGACATCTCAtccttaagttgttaagaagaTAATAACGACATTCTTTAGTACAAGAAATCATAAATTGTTCCTAGTTCTTAACTTTCTTAAAAGGGGACTTTAAGCACACAAGTATGAACCAATACAAAACTTTATTACTTTGATTAGTAGGGGAATACCAATGATAAAGGGTGGTTAGTCACATGCCACAAAGCATGAGATGCTTATAATAAACGTGTGGGTGTTTGTTGGCTGATCAACGTCACATTCACCGAACGTGATGTTGATAACAAATAACAAGGCtgagagaattaataatttgttattagTTGCGATTGTGTAACTTACCCTTTGACTTGAAATGACACGATCGTCTTGTGTATTGATGTATGAGATTTGCAAGTGACGCGGACTCGCCCAATTACGAGATGGGAATATTCACTATGTGGTTTCATTTGACTGGCATATGGAGGTAGGTGTTTGCCAGATAGGATCTAGTACCTTCGTTATGAGGTGAACGTTCTACGCAATCTTTTGTTGGTATGTGATAGGATAAGTCCTTAGCCAAGGCATGAATGATTGAAAAGTAGTTTTCAATGCATCTATCTCATCACACTAATTAAGATCTATTGCATAGCATTGAGTTAATAAATTTGACCAATTCATGGCTCTCACCCAATTGGGACATTAGTGATGGAATGATTGAATTGCACGACAATCGTAAACGAAATGGGTTCACTCTGAATTGACTTCATTGCCATTTAGATTATCTTAATATGTTGCTAGACATCAATCAAGATTATCAGGGTGTTTTGAGAAGATGGAGAGATTCTCGGAACAAATCGAACAGTTCGATTGACATTAAAGGAGTTTGATGTTTCATGACTGCTACTTGGCAGTAAACTTGGAAAGTCACATGCCCAAAAGCAAATTGATCGAAATAAGAATTGTGAGGCTTGTATTATGTTCTAGATGCCATTGAGAGTTAATGGAGGGTCCTATTGTCATTATGAGTTAAAAGACGATTTTGTATGCAATGGAGGGCGGGCGGGCCTTGCAACAACACACACCAAACTGTTGACTCATTTCATGAATAGTAGACTGTTTTTCAAAAGTAGAAAACTGCCGATTGCTCGATCAATACTATCAACAGTTTCTGCATGGAAAGTTCGGGAGTCAGTGGATTGTCCACCAACTCCCATGCCAGTTGTCAATACCTAAGGCTGCATGGCTTTGAGGTGGATTACCACTAATAAACCTTCCACTTAGTTTATAAAAGAGAGATTGGAAGATAAATGAATAAGCAGGAAACTTGCTAATTTTCTGCAGACCTTGTTCTTCTcggcagcttcttcttcttattcattATGTTCTTCTCTCAATTGCTCAAGGTGTTGAGCTGGGCTTTTGAAACCAAGGAGAACAATAAGCCAACACCTCTCCTGTGGCTTTCAGCTAGCACAAAAGGGAGCTCAAAGAAGTTTTGGAAGCTAGCTTGGTGTAAACCAACTAGGCCTTTCacatttgaggataaaaatgtcAGCTAGTGAAACTTCTTCTACTTCATTGATTCTTCAAAGAGGTATTTGACTGAATTGTTCAATTTTACATTCAATGAATATTGCATATTGCTTAAACACCCAAGCTTTATATATTCTGTGTATAATTCTACTGCGCACATGAGATGTGAAAAGTTTTTAAAACACTACAAAGCCATATGAGATCCCCAATATCTACAACATCTTTTTCACAGTCCTCTTGGTTACCAATTGTAGAACTTCATGATAACTGTAAACATGGCAATCATGACTGCCTGACATATGCCGCTGCATAAAGTCAACGCAGGAGCCTTTAACTATGTACAATGGAGGTCAAAGTTCAAATTCTTGAAAATCACAAAGTTATATGATATACAATAATTTGGTGGAAACATGCTATTACACTAAGGGTGTTTCACCATATTATTGTATGTCACAATAGACACCCGAGCATAGTTGTCAAGGGCGCGCCAACTTGAGGCGCAGCTTTGTGGGCCTCATCACCACAGAGGCACAGAGCCAATCTTGAGGCACTGCCTAGGCACATGAGGCTTTTTGTGTGTGAAGCTTAATGACTTTAGTTGAGTACAATTAAAGGGCGCTCAAGTTGCATTTGTTTctaagctttgaagcaagaaAAAATGCACTTCAGaaatacacttttttttttccctgtaCAAGACAATATGAAGggttggatttgtttaaatttttgcaattatCTAGCTGCTTGAATGGAAACCttacccccccaaaaaaagctGTTTAAGATATCATAACATTGTATATacatttagagaaaaaaaaaaaaaaaagacgacTGTATATTCACCGAGCAAAAAATATTGATGGAAACATGTAATTAGGTATAAATTAGGAATTGCTAATAtattcttgattgttgtaaactacggattgatgattgattcctAGTTGCTAAATTGAAAATTGCTGATTGATtataaattagggattgatttTGATTGATTGGGGATAAGTGTAAATTAGGATGATTATTTCCTCATGcctttttttatgattatatgaacttgtaaatgtttataaaatataactgAAAAATGGTATCccattatttgttaaatttgctGCCCTCattctttagttattttttaatgattgtttttttaataatttatattttttatgcttataaAAGTTTACTCTTTATATGTGCACTTCCTTTTCACTTAAATGTGCACTTCACATAGTGCTTTGCACTTGAGCTCCGTAAATCTTCTGCACTTCCCGCTTACGCTGAGTGGTGTGAGCTATAGGTCTACCAAATCTTCCACTCGTCGAGATCCTTTAGCAATGATGTCCACTCACTGAAGAACTACTCATGTCTGTGTTcagctttatttttctttcttttaaatttcttttacaatttagtAGAAACTAATTCTTTGTTGTAATTGTTTTTCGTTGTGTGttctattctaatttttttttctttctaatttctaTTGCAATTTAGTAGAAACTAATTGCTAAAaaacaaatgttttcattgtgtGCTCTACTTATTATTTTtgtcttctaatttcttttgcaatttaatgAAACTAACtataaaagaaactaatttttttctgtaattattttgttgtgTGTTGTGttgcaatttttttcttttcttctaattgcaaaagaaattagaagaaactaattgttttcttataattacTTTTTACAGTGTGTTttactataattttttctttcctctaatctcttttacaattagaagaaactaattgtaaaagaaagtaattattattttttttttaaattatattagttGTTATTGTAGGATTTGGTTATTTATcaattatgattttatgagtttgtATCTACCTCCTTATACGTacatattgaaaagaattaagtgtattaagtatttttataagtattttgagTAAATGTGCACCTCATGTGCCCACTCTGCCTCGTGCCTCGCGCCTAGGCCCCAAGCACTAATTTATACCTCAATGCACCttgtgcctttgacaactatcTACCCAAGACAAATATTATACTGGAGTTCCTAGTTCTCCATCCTAGAAGCACTCACAGTTGCAACCTTGTACTTTTATTTGAGTTGAATAATGTGAACATCAgtgctttattatattatttacacaTTGCACCACACACCCACAACAagcattataaaaaatttcctGACTTCCCACCCCTGCGGCTTTTCTGGTTTCAATCTAAACCTTCCATTTTGCAAAATTGATTGACCTCAGTGTTGATTCGTTTTCAAgctaaaaattattcatttattcaaataataaaattgctATATTCATTTTTCAAAGCACTTggataaaagaaataattagaATACCTCGTGTGGAATTggaaaaagagaataaaataaagaatgtTTAAATTGATACAGGCCAGATGCCATGCAGCTTCCACTTGTGCGTGCGCACATGCATCCATATACCCCATACCTTTAGGTCACTGAAAAAATGTTACTTCATAAAGATGTGGCATAGCTGAGAGCTGTTTTCTTATAAATATTCAACATGTCAAGGATCAAGAGCATCCAAACACCAAACAATTTGCCACATAAGATTACTGCTTCTACCCACTTATAAGGGGGGCGGGGGGGCATGGCCCTTCCAAACTTCCAAGTCTCATTTATTTAGGCTCCGTTTGTTTTGGGGCACGGGGGGCAGGAAGTGTTTTCCAAATGAAAAATGGTTTCCCTGGAAAATAATTTCCTGAAAAGTGTTTTCTATTGTTTGGTTGTAACAAGAAAATGTTGTAGGAAAACTATTTCCAGTGTTTGGCTGGCacttaaaaaattacaacaataataaatcatcaacaacattaataatCTCCCCAAGAAATTCACTTCCAAAAATCACCaatccaaaaacaaaaaaactaacCCTAATCATCAACTCAAAAACCAAACCCAGTAAAGATGCCCAAAAACAAAATAGTAACTTACCTGACagtgaagaacagagagagagaaagagagccaAACATAGTGCCAAACGGCAGATGGCTGTTGGCAAGAGGAGAGCGAGACAACAACGGCAATGCAAGCACATATTGATAGAAGCGGAGCGCAACGAAGATGAAGAGAGGTGGAGCCTGATGGAGATGACAACACATACAGCAATGCAAGCGGAGATTGAGAGGCAGATGGCAACAGAGATAAACAGAGGCAACGCCTGACAAAGATAGGGATGTGTATGGCAACGCAGGGGAAGACTGAGGGAGGTGGATCACAATGAAGACGAACAGAGGCAGAGCCCGAAGAAGTACAGCAACATAAGCTGAGATTGACAGAGTGCGACAAAGACGGAGAAAGGCGGGAAAATTCTTGAGAGCAAGAAGGGCTTACCGAGGGGCTTATCAAATAGGggcaaaaagaccaaaatgcccTCGCTACTACCCTGCTCTCCCCTATCATTTCCCATAGCCGCCGATGCAACTGCCACTACATTTGCCTCGTCGCCTTGCCGACCCTCTGCATCTTCCCTCCATCAAGGATGCAGCA
The Diospyros lotus cultivar Yz01 chromosome 12, ASM1463336v1, whole genome shotgun sequence DNA segment above includes these coding regions:
- the LOC127786663 gene encoding uncharacterized protein LOC127786663, whose product is MAIESSFQDMLLKVVLFVVVQALVYLILSGSSNIFSKRKPRPNSFRPARSISIRRMLAVLADMPAGGEPSPSPKDLNKQSQPDPAVCTSPS